The following coding sequences lie in one Vicinamibacterales bacterium genomic window:
- a CDS encoding polyphosphate kinase 2 family protein codes for MALKFRDIRDLFQVRPNRRVRIRDCATHWKGTGDLRDLAKDDLKAEAQAFLSKNLEALADAQERLYATGRHSLLIVLQAMDAAGKDGIIKHVMSGVNPQGCEVFSFKRPSDEELAHNYLWRYTKALPERGRIGIFNRSYYEEVLVVRVHQEILERQRLPPGKRNEKFWQARYQDINNLEEHLARNGTVVLKFFLHVSKGEQKRRLLDRLEDPSKHWKFSVADLAERKCWKDYQQAFEEMLNHTSTKHAPWWVIPADNKWLARVLVASITTRTIEELDLQMPEMSEQQKRALMQAKRQLLAE; via the coding sequence ATGGCGCTGAAGTTCAGGGACATCCGGGATCTGTTCCAGGTGAGGCCGAACCGCCGGGTGCGTATCAGGGACTGCGCGACGCACTGGAAGGGCACTGGCGATTTGCGCGACCTGGCCAAGGACGACCTGAAGGCCGAGGCCCAGGCTTTCCTGTCGAAGAACCTCGAAGCGCTGGCCGACGCGCAGGAACGGCTCTATGCCACCGGCCGCCACTCGCTGCTGATCGTCCTGCAGGCGATGGACGCGGCCGGAAAGGACGGCATCATCAAGCACGTGATGTCGGGTGTGAACCCGCAAGGTTGCGAGGTCTTCAGCTTCAAGAGACCGTCCGACGAGGAACTGGCGCACAACTACCTGTGGCGCTACACCAAGGCGCTGCCGGAGCGCGGCCGCATCGGCATCTTTAACCGGTCGTATTACGAGGAGGTGCTCGTCGTCCGGGTGCACCAGGAGATCCTCGAGCGGCAGCGGCTGCCGCCCGGCAAGCGGAACGAGAAGTTCTGGCAGGCCCGCTACCAGGACATCAACAACCTCGAGGAACACCTGGCGCGGAACGGCACCGTGGTGCTGAAGTTCTTCCTCCACGTCTCCAAGGGCGAACAGAAGCGGCGGCTGCTCGACCGACTCGAGGATCCGAGCAAGCACTGGAAGTTCTCGGTCGCGGACCTGGCCGAACGCAAGTGTTGGAAGGACTATCAGCAGGCGTTCGAAGAGATGCTGAACCACACCAGCACGAAGCACGCGCCGTGGTGGGTGATCCCGGCCGACAACAAGTGGCTGGCGCGGGTGCTCGTCGCGTCGATCACGACGAGGACGATCGAGGAACTCGACCTGCAGATGCCCGAGATGAGCGAACAGCAGAAGCGCGCGCTCATGCAGGCCAAGCGTCAGTTGTTGGCGGAGTAG
- a CDS encoding winged helix-turn-helix domain-containing protein has product MSVGDAVTRLRPQLIDLLVCLASRAGQTVSKDEILETVWPGQFIAESGLTRCVAELRQVFGDAPQDSRVIETIPKRGYRLIAPVRFVPMADEWPMPPNGEPPLAGGTPPPPNAEPPLAGGTPPLPGGGPPVTGGTPVPLVGGKRSRASALVRRQRFGWIGAALVLVAALATAVWWYAWRTTLGEQDTVVLAVENGTGDRVFDEALRLALAVQLEQSPYLRVVSEQRIRDELRFMNQAPDATITRAIAMEACQRVGAKAVLVVSLTPLGRHYLIGVEGLNCRSGDVLARQQLEVDGKEAVVAGLGQAVSGIRRHLGESVASIRRNDVPIVQATTSSIEALNELSLAERAQGRGQDEEAVRLYQRAVELDPTFALAYVKLGSQLLALWRYGEALDALQKAYSLRDRASAVERLYITADYYHWVARDPIRATGPLEAARDAFPRSPVPRVGLASLYGQLGRFDQALAEGREALRLDPDNALATATVAEVLLRLNRFDEAKQTGEQLIARQRENVQTRLVLSDIAFVQGDIDGLRRQLEWAAATPAAESAFLRHQGGMAMFGGKVETSTRLWRQCGTRASDRGDRALAAALAFEEARGRALLGWTTEVVAITSSILQSNRSGHALIGSAVALGLAGQTDAAERLVREYQALPDLEAGVDPDSRPIARALIAHQQGRTDDALELMAPLRPYDLAPQFRGLPPYVRGLILLGAGRPAEAVREFERLTSHRGIVPSQVIYPMAWLQLARARAKAGDAAGSRQAYDQFFIFLEDADAGIPALLQARKESGR; this is encoded by the coding sequence GTGAGCGTTGGTGACGCGGTCACGCGGCTGCGTCCGCAGTTGATCGACCTGCTCGTCTGCCTGGCGTCACGTGCCGGGCAGACGGTCAGCAAGGACGAGATCCTCGAGACCGTCTGGCCCGGGCAGTTCATTGCGGAGTCGGGGCTGACGCGATGTGTGGCCGAACTCCGCCAGGTGTTCGGCGATGCCCCGCAAGACTCGCGGGTCATCGAGACGATTCCGAAGCGGGGGTACCGGTTGATCGCGCCGGTGCGGTTCGTGCCGATGGCGGACGAGTGGCCAATGCCACCGAACGGCGAGCCACCCCTCGCGGGCGGGACGCCCCCGCCACCGAACGCCGAACCTCCGCTCGCGGGCGGGACGCCACCGCTACCGGGCGGCGGGCCACCTGTGACCGGCGGGACGCCCGTGCCACTCGTCGGTGGGAAGCGGTCGCGGGCCTCCGCACTCGTCCGACGACAACGGTTTGGATGGATTGGCGCTGCCCTCGTTCTCGTCGCGGCGCTGGCCACCGCCGTTTGGTGGTACGCCTGGCGAACCACGCTTGGCGAACAAGACACCGTCGTTCTCGCGGTCGAGAACGGTACGGGGGATCGGGTCTTCGACGAGGCGTTGCGCCTGGCGCTGGCCGTTCAACTGGAGCAGTCTCCCTACCTGCGAGTCGTCTCCGAGCAGCGGATTCGTGACGAACTGCGGTTCATGAATCAGGCGCCGGACGCCACCATCACCCGTGCGATAGCCATGGAGGCCTGTCAACGCGTCGGCGCCAAGGCGGTGCTCGTGGTGTCGTTGACGCCGCTCGGCCGTCACTATCTGATTGGCGTCGAGGGCCTGAATTGTCGCTCCGGGGACGTCCTGGCGCGGCAGCAACTCGAGGTGGACGGGAAGGAGGCGGTCGTGGCCGGCCTCGGCCAGGCGGTCTCCGGCATCCGCCGGCACCTCGGCGAGTCGGTCGCCTCGATTCGGCGCAACGACGTGCCCATCGTGCAGGCGACGACCTCGTCCATCGAAGCCCTGAACGAACTGTCGCTCGCCGAGCGCGCGCAGGGGCGCGGTCAGGACGAGGAGGCGGTTCGGCTCTATCAACGCGCCGTCGAACTCGACCCGACCTTCGCGCTGGCCTACGTCAAGCTCGGCTCCCAGCTCCTCGCGCTCTGGCGTTACGGTGAGGCGCTCGATGCCCTGCAGAAAGCCTACTCGCTGCGGGACCGAGCGAGTGCCGTCGAGCGCCTCTACATCACGGCGGACTACTACCACTGGGTGGCCCGCGACCCCATCAGGGCAACTGGTCCGCTCGAAGCGGCCCGCGACGCGTTTCCGCGCAGTCCCGTTCCGCGCGTCGGACTGGCGTCCCTGTACGGGCAGCTTGGCCGCTTCGACCAGGCACTGGCCGAGGGGCGGGAAGCGCTCCGACTGGATCCCGACAATGCACTGGCCACCGCGACGGTGGCCGAGGTTCTCCTGCGACTCAACCGCTTCGACGAGGCAAAGCAGACCGGCGAGCAGTTGATTGCCCGTCAACGCGAGAACGTGCAGACCCGCCTGGTGCTGTCGGACATCGCCTTCGTGCAGGGCGACATCGACGGGCTCAGGCGACAGCTCGAATGGGCCGCCGCGACACCGGCTGCCGAATCGGCGTTCCTGCGTCACCAGGGTGGGATGGCGATGTTCGGCGGGAAGGTGGAAACCTCGACGCGCCTATGGCGCCAGTGTGGCACGCGCGCCAGCGACCGGGGCGACCGGGCGCTCGCCGCCGCCCTTGCCTTCGAGGAAGCCCGCGGTCGCGCACTTCTCGGGTGGACGACCGAAGTCGTCGCGATCACCTCGTCGATCCTTCAATCGAACCGCAGCGGCCACGCGCTGATTGGGTCCGCGGTCGCCCTGGGCCTGGCCGGGCAGACAGACGCCGCAGAACGACTCGTCCGCGAGTACCAGGCGCTTCCGGACCTCGAGGCCGGCGTCGATCCCGACTCGAGGCCGATCGCTCGCGCGCTCATCGCCCACCAACAGGGCCGGACCGACGATGCCCTGGAACTCATGGCGCCGCTCCGGCCCTACGACCTCGCCCCGCAGTTCCGTGGCCTTCCGCCCTACGTGCGAGGCCTGATTCTCCTGGGCGCCGGCCGTCCAGCGGAGGCCGTTCGCGAGTTCGAGCGCCTCACCTCGCACCGCGGGATCGTACCAAGCCAGGTCATCTACCCGATGGCCTGGTTGCAGCTGGCCCGCGCCCGCGCCAAGGCCGGCGACGCGGCCGGCAGCCGCCAGGCCTACGACCAGTTCTTCATCTTTCTGGAAGACGCGGATGCGGGAATTCCCGCGCTTCTGCAGGCCCGGAAGGAAAGCGGGCGGTAG
- a CDS encoding efflux RND transporter permease subunit: MFLSNLSIKRPVVATVMILTLVTLGIFSVRRLPIDMMPDVEIPVLSIITEYPGASPETVEREVSKKIEEAVNPIAGVKHVDSISREGLSSVIVEFNLEVKVNDVSQEARAKINGVRRELPDGMKEPVIQKFDFNAMPIISLAVRSKTLAPRELSTLADRRIKRRLESIPGVAKAKLIGSSKREIGVNLDPARLAALGMGVDEVVGGLASENVNTPLGRLTQGVTEIPLRISGKPRDAAQYREMVIARRAGQPITLGDIATIDDGVEEQRSLALISGKPAVAIDITKQTKANTVTVVDAVRAAVDTLQKEMPPGTEITIVRDTSSFIRESVSDVYNTLVLGGFLTIVIVFFFLNSWRSTVITGLTLPISVISSFIVMYFLNMTINTLTLMALSLAIGLLIDDAIVVRENIVRHLERGQDHFEAAREGTAEIGLAVLSTSMSIIAVFLPVAFMKGIMGRFFYQFGLTVAFAVLVSLFVSFTLDPMLSSRWHDPDIERAGHRNWLQRLLDGFNNWFERMAERYKGVIGWALDHRKTVVAMALATFVAGLGVFAILQTEFMTPMDQGEFAVKFKSAPGSSIDETRGRLEAVLKGLSEFKEVQYTYASIGAGDADTVRDAMVFVKLVPKNERDRTLKVFMHDARVRLEKIPGVVLNFLEDPSSFQKPLAVAVRGDDIATLKKYAAQLKQEMYKIPGIVDIEATMEQDLPEYRLVVNRQRAAASGLGSGAVANTVALLVGGQAVSTYEDEEGEAVNVRVRLPQSLRADVNQINDLKVTVPGAQGTALVPLADLVTFSRTVSPAEINRRDLMRQVTVDANLDRLPLGTAGNLAIKAGETLNMAPGYTLVQGGDTEMMIESFGYMAEALLLAVIFVYLILAAQFESFVDPLAIMLSLPLSIVGMAGTLLITGDTINIMSLIGLIMLMGLVTKNAILLVDYTKVLRSRGMDRRTALITAGRTRLRPIMMTTSAMIFGMLPLFFAMGEGAEFRAPMARAVVGGLITSTLLTLIVVPVVYTILDDIAEWFGRHLRKHQKVAVATAVILALLVSADATPVAAQESPAKASIAAQVQARAVSGMTGTKVLTLEQALAIAAAQNRDIQKAIEYQKWVQGKYMEERASALPQGTFAASFIRNFDNSQADLFKGFSMGGGPTGGSSGSTTDLTEIFGGRQDIAVADFKVTQVLFTWGQVGAAIRAAKLGFQYADHQLRLFRQAVVKDVTTAFWDVLAARELATIAEQDLAQRTRHLEETTRRQTVGTATDYDVLAAQVAVENAKPGVIRAQNLIRVARRRLGFLLAETTTEVDATGTLDTALQPAPSYGEVLKSALANRPELGVIDSQRGIYGELVTIAKAGNKPRIDAAAGWGKKRLGLPSVSSSGTTWNAGVFATVPIFDGWRTKGRVAQAQSDLVRLSFDELKLKDSMTLETVTALDAVREASEIVTAMGSTVTQAEKLLFLAEKGFELGVKTRLEVQDAELNLTNARYNLARAQRDYRVARVNLDWVAGTLDAGSKQ; encoded by the coding sequence ATGTTCCTCTCCAACCTGTCGATCAAACGACCGGTCGTCGCCACCGTGATGATCCTCACGCTGGTGACGCTCGGGATCTTCTCGGTCCGGCGGCTGCCCATCGACATGATGCCGGACGTCGAGATTCCCGTGCTGTCGATCATCACGGAATACCCCGGCGCCTCGCCCGAAACGGTCGAGCGCGAGGTGAGCAAGAAGATCGAGGAGGCGGTGAACCCGATCGCGGGGGTCAAGCACGTCGACTCGATCTCGCGCGAAGGGCTCTCGTCCGTCATCGTCGAGTTCAACCTCGAGGTCAAGGTCAACGACGTCTCGCAGGAAGCGCGGGCGAAGATCAACGGCGTGCGGCGTGAGCTGCCCGACGGGATGAAGGAGCCCGTCATCCAGAAGTTCGACTTCAACGCGATGCCGATCATCTCGCTCGCCGTCCGGTCCAAGACCTTGGCGCCGCGCGAACTCTCGACGCTGGCCGACCGGCGGATCAAGCGGCGCCTCGAGAGCATCCCTGGCGTCGCCAAGGCCAAGCTGATCGGTTCGTCGAAACGCGAGATCGGCGTCAACCTCGATCCCGCCCGGCTCGCGGCGCTCGGGATGGGCGTGGACGAAGTGGTGGGAGGCCTCGCGTCCGAGAACGTCAACACGCCGCTCGGCCGCTTGACGCAGGGCGTCACCGAGATCCCGCTCCGTATCAGCGGGAAGCCACGCGACGCGGCGCAGTACCGCGAGATGGTCATCGCCCGCCGCGCGGGTCAGCCGATTACGCTCGGTGACATCGCCACCATCGATGACGGCGTCGAGGAGCAGCGGTCGCTCGCGCTCATCAGCGGCAAGCCGGCGGTTGCGATCGACATCACGAAGCAGACCAAGGCGAACACCGTCACGGTCGTGGATGCGGTCCGTGCCGCGGTGGACACGCTGCAGAAGGAGATGCCTCCGGGCACGGAGATCACGATCGTACGGGACACGTCCTCATTCATCCGCGAGTCGGTCTCCGACGTCTACAACACCCTGGTACTGGGTGGCTTCCTCACGATCGTCATCGTCTTCTTCTTCCTCAATTCCTGGCGCTCGACGGTCATCACCGGACTCACCCTCCCGATTTCGGTCATCTCGTCGTTCATCGTCATGTACTTCCTCAACATGACGATCAACACGCTGACGCTGATGGCCCTGTCGCTCGCCATCGGGCTCCTGATCGACGATGCGATCGTCGTCCGGGAGAACATCGTCCGGCACCTGGAGCGGGGACAGGATCACTTCGAGGCCGCCCGCGAGGGCACGGCCGAGATCGGCCTCGCCGTACTGTCCACCTCGATGTCGATCATCGCGGTGTTCCTGCCCGTGGCGTTCATGAAGGGCATCATGGGCCGGTTCTTCTACCAGTTCGGCCTGACGGTGGCCTTCGCGGTGCTCGTCTCGCTGTTCGTGTCGTTCACGCTGGACCCGATGCTGTCGTCACGATGGCACGATCCGGACATCGAACGGGCGGGGCACCGCAACTGGCTGCAGCGGCTGCTCGACGGGTTCAACAACTGGTTCGAACGGATGGCGGAACGGTACAAAGGGGTCATCGGGTGGGCGCTCGACCACCGCAAGACCGTCGTGGCGATGGCGCTGGCGACGTTTGTCGCGGGCCTGGGCGTGTTCGCCATCCTCCAGACGGAGTTCATGACGCCGATGGACCAGGGTGAGTTCGCGGTGAAGTTCAAGAGCGCCCCCGGGTCGTCCATCGACGAGACGCGCGGCCGGCTCGAGGCCGTGCTCAAGGGACTCTCCGAGTTCAAGGAAGTGCAGTACACCTACGCGTCGATCGGTGCGGGCGACGCCGACACCGTGCGCGACGCGATGGTGTTCGTCAAGCTGGTGCCGAAGAATGAGCGGGATCGGACGCTGAAAGTGTTCATGCACGACGCGCGGGTGCGGCTGGAGAAGATCCCCGGCGTGGTGCTCAACTTCCTGGAGGATCCGTCGTCGTTCCAGAAGCCCCTTGCCGTCGCCGTCCGGGGCGACGACATCGCCACGCTCAAGAAGTACGCGGCGCAGCTCAAGCAGGAGATGTACAAGATCCCGGGAATCGTGGACATCGAGGCGACGATGGAACAGGACCTGCCGGAGTATCGTCTCGTGGTGAACCGCCAGCGCGCGGCCGCATCGGGGCTGGGGAGCGGGGCCGTGGCCAACACGGTTGCGCTGCTGGTTGGCGGGCAGGCGGTTTCGACGTACGAAGACGAGGAAGGAGAGGCGGTCAACGTGCGCGTCCGGTTGCCGCAGTCGCTGCGCGCCGACGTCAACCAGATCAACGATCTGAAGGTGACCGTGCCCGGAGCGCAGGGCACGGCGCTCGTGCCGCTGGCCGATCTGGTGACTTTCAGCCGCACCGTGTCGCCGGCCGAGATCAACCGGCGCGACCTCATGCGGCAGGTGACCGTCGACGCGAACCTCGACCGCCTGCCCCTCGGAACCGCGGGCAACCTGGCCATCAAGGCCGGCGAGACGCTCAACATGGCGCCCGGCTACACGCTGGTCCAGGGCGGCGACACGGAGATGATGATCGAGTCGTTCGGCTACATGGCCGAAGCGCTGCTGCTCGCCGTGATCTTCGTCTACCTGATCCTGGCGGCACAGTTCGAGTCGTTCGTCGATCCGCTCGCCATCATGCTGTCGCTGCCACTGTCGATCGTGGGCATGGCGGGCACGCTGCTGATCACCGGCGACACGATCAACATCATGTCGCTCATCGGCTTGATCATGCTCATGGGCCTCGTCACGAAGAACGCCATCCTGCTGGTGGACTACACCAAGGTGCTGCGGTCGCGCGGGATGGATCGTCGAACCGCGCTCATCACCGCGGGTCGCACGAGACTCCGGCCGATCATGATGACGACCTCGGCGATGATCTTCGGCATGCTGCCGTTGTTCTTCGCCATGGGTGAAGGCGCGGAGTTCCGCGCGCCGATGGCCCGGGCCGTCGTCGGCGGGCTGATCACCTCGACGCTGCTGACGCTCATCGTGGTCCCGGTCGTCTACACGATCCTCGATGACATCGCGGAGTGGTTCGGGAGGCACCTGCGGAAGCACCAGAAGGTCGCGGTCGCGACGGCCGTGATTCTCGCGCTGCTGGTGTCGGCCGATGCCACGCCGGTCGCGGCGCAGGAATCCCCCGCGAAGGCGTCGATCGCCGCCCAGGTCCAGGCCAGGGCGGTCTCCGGCATGACGGGAACGAAGGTGCTCACGCTCGAACAGGCGCTGGCAATCGCGGCCGCCCAGAACCGCGACATCCAGAAGGCTATCGAGTATCAGAAGTGGGTCCAGGGGAAGTACATGGAGGAGCGTGCGAGCGCGCTGCCGCAGGGCACGTTCGCCGCGAGCTTCATCAGGAACTTCGACAACAGCCAGGCCGACCTCTTCAAGGGGTTCTCGATGGGCGGGGGACCGACCGGCGGCAGCTCGGGCTCCACGACCGACCTCACCGAAATCTTCGGCGGACGGCAGGACATCGCCGTCGCCGACTTCAAGGTCACCCAGGTGCTGTTCACGTGGGGGCAGGTGGGTGCGGCGATCCGGGCCGCCAAGCTGGGCTTCCAGTACGCCGACCATCAACTGCGGCTGTTCCGCCAGGCGGTGGTGAAGGACGTGACCACGGCCTTCTGGGACGTGCTCGCGGCGCGCGAACTCGCGACGATCGCCGAGCAGGACCTGGCACAGCGGACACGTCACCTGGAAGAGACGACCAGGCGTCAGACCGTTGGAACCGCCACCGACTACGATGTGCTCGCGGCGCAGGTTGCCGTCGAGAACGCGAAACCCGGCGTCATTCGGGCGCAGAACCTGATTCGCGTGGCGCGGCGCCGGCTGGGGTTCCTGCTGGCGGAGACGACAACCGAGGTGGATGCCACGGGCACGCTCGACACGGCTCTGCAACCCGCGCCGTCGTACGGTGAGGTCCTGAAGTCCGCCCTGGCCAACCGGCCGGAACTGGGAGTGATCGACAGCCAGCGCGGAATCTACGGGGAACTCGTCACCATCGCGAAAGCGGGCAACAAGCCGCGGATCGACGCTGCAGCCGGCTGGGGCAAGAAGCGTCTGGGCCTGCCGTCTGTCTCCTCGTCGGGCACCACGTGGAACGCCGGTGTGTTCGCCACCGTGCCGATCTTCGACGGGTGGAGGACCAAGGGCCGCGTCGCGCAGGCACAAAGCGACCTCGTCAGACTGAGTTTCGACGAACTCAAGCTCAAGGACTCGATGACGCTCGAAACGGTCACCGCGCTCGACGCCGTGCGCGAGGCGTCCGAGATCGTGACCGCGATGGGCAGTACTGTCACGCAGGCGGAGAAGTTGCTGTTCCTGGCGGAGAAAGGCTTCGAATTGGGCGTCAAGACGCGGCTCGAGGTCCAGGACGCCGAGTTGAACCTGACCAACGCGCGTTACAATCTGGCCCGCGCTCAGCGCGACTACCGCGTCGCCCGGGTCAACCTCGACTGGGTGGCGGGGACACTGGACGCGGGTTCGAAGCAGTAG
- a CDS encoding efflux RND transporter periplasmic adaptor subunit, translating into MTRKTRTIHLLLLGATVVAGASCSKAGGQPQPQLQTGRPPVAVTVATAAPADLRDDVEVVGTLAPKFAADVKSEVTGIVTAVYVTEWVPVKKGDKLARLDTTETEAGIEALKAQEGQARVAEARARREFDRAQQLKQYGLITPQSFDEAKSAVEAAEAGVSAARAQVRTAQTRLAKSLLAAPMNGVVALRGVSVGDRVENMGGNSPMFRIVDNRVLDLTVSVPSSRLAMVKVGQPLEFATDSLPGRTFTGRVMFINPAIDEATRSAKVIAEVTNSDGSLKGGAFVKGHIVVGNRAGVLQVPREALVNWNVEQQAAELFVVRGDQADKRAVKLGMTSGPFVEIVSGLQSGEQVVTRGGFSLKPGDRVAVVKGEGV; encoded by the coding sequence ATGACACGGAAGACTCGCACTATTCATTTGCTCTTGCTCGGCGCGACGGTCGTCGCGGGAGCTTCGTGTTCCAAGGCAGGCGGCCAACCGCAGCCGCAACTCCAGACTGGCCGGCCGCCCGTCGCCGTGACCGTGGCCACCGCCGCGCCGGCGGACCTGCGCGACGATGTGGAGGTCGTCGGGACACTGGCACCGAAGTTCGCCGCCGACGTCAAGTCGGAGGTCACTGGGATCGTCACCGCCGTCTACGTCACCGAGTGGGTTCCCGTGAAGAAAGGCGACAAGCTCGCCCGGCTCGACACGACCGAAACCGAAGCCGGCATCGAGGCGCTGAAGGCCCAGGAGGGGCAGGCCAGAGTGGCCGAGGCGCGCGCCCGTCGCGAGTTCGACCGGGCCCAGCAGCTCAAGCAGTACGGCCTCATCACGCCGCAGAGTTTCGACGAGGCGAAGTCGGCCGTCGAAGCCGCCGAAGCCGGTGTGTCGGCCGCACGGGCGCAGGTGCGCACCGCCCAGACGCGTCTGGCCAAGTCCCTCCTCGCGGCACCGATGAACGGCGTGGTGGCGCTGCGCGGCGTGAGCGTCGGCGACCGCGTCGAGAACATGGGTGGAAACAGTCCGATGTTCCGCATCGTCGACAATCGCGTGCTCGACCTCACCGTGTCCGTGCCCTCCTCGCGGCTCGCGATGGTGAAGGTCGGACAGCCGCTCGAGTTCGCGACCGACTCGCTGCCCGGACGGACCTTCACCGGCAGGGTGATGTTCATCAACCCGGCGATCGACGAAGCGACGCGCTCGGCCAAGGTGATCGCCGAAGTGACCAACAGCGACGGATCGCTGAAGGGCGGCGCCTTCGTCAAGGGCCACATCGTCGTCGGCAACCGTGCGGGTGTGCTCCAGGTTCCGCGCGAGGCCCTCGTGAACTGGAACGTCGAGCAGCAGGCCGCCGAACTCTTCGTCGTTCGCGGCGACCAGGCGGACAAGCGGGCGGTGAAACTCGGGATGACCAGTGGCCCGTTCGTCGAAATCGTGTCCGGGCTGCAGTCGGGTGAGCAGGTCGTCACCCGCGGCGGATTCTCGTTGAAGCCCGGCGATCGCGTGGCGGTGGTCAAGGGCGAGGGGGTCTAG
- a CDS encoding TetR/AcrR family transcriptional regulator: protein MAPSEQDEHTRTRLLRAAVRVFDRKGYAAASVREIVELANVTKPALYYHFGNKEGLITAILEDAAREFMAAMERATARQGTTRDRLTGLYDELNALFVEHIPVVRVAHSLFHGPAEGVPNFNFSVFDRGLLDALCRIYEDGLRAGEVRSVDPADAALALMGIVGACAAHQMHPEFPPLDGSRLHRVLDIVCDGLLVERREQGER, encoded by the coding sequence GTGGCACCCTCTGAACAGGACGAACACACCAGAACCCGGCTTCTACGGGCAGCCGTCCGCGTGTTCGACCGCAAGGGCTACGCCGCGGCATCCGTTCGCGAAATTGTCGAGCTCGCAAATGTGACGAAACCCGCCTTGTACTACCACTTCGGGAACAAGGAAGGGCTGATCACCGCGATCCTCGAAGACGCAGCGCGCGAATTCATGGCGGCGATGGAGCGGGCGACCGCGCGCCAGGGAACGACTCGCGACCGATTGACCGGGCTCTACGACGAACTGAACGCGCTCTTCGTGGAGCACATTCCGGTCGTTCGCGTGGCGCACTCCTTGTTCCACGGGCCGGCCGAAGGGGTGCCCAACTTCAACTTCTCGGTGTTCGACCGCGGTCTGCTCGACGCGCTATGCCGGATCTACGAGGACGGACTGCGCGCCGGGGAGGTCCGCTCCGTCGATCCTGCCGATGCGGCCCTCGCCTTGATGGGAATCGTCGGGGCGTGCGCGGCCCACCAGATGCACCCGGAGTTTCCACCCCTCGACGGAAGCCGCCTGCACCGCGTGCTCGATATCGTCTGTGACGGTCTCTTGGTAGAGCGACGGGAACAAGGAGAACGGTGA
- a CDS encoding sigma factor, which produces MIDFSELYKAHAHEVHRFVLFLSGDRALADDVVSETFIRLWHARSRVDLGTVKAYLLTIYLAGEASTDTQALVEEYLKTDPALARDVEAARGASLGLPATATPSAEKEALEDTRQVLKNRTATLVVAMIFTVLPFAFVVHGTTLTFLLVRDAPVIGIAWWATAAVMWFWHGRIRRRLRVSGL; this is translated from the coding sequence GTGATCGACTTCTCTGAACTCTACAAGGCACACGCCCATGAGGTGCACCGGTTCGTCCTGTTCCTCTCGGGCGACCGGGCACTGGCGGACGACGTCGTTTCGGAGACGTTCATCCGCCTGTGGCACGCCCGCTCGCGCGTGGACCTGGGAACGGTGAAGGCCTACCTGCTGACCATCTACCTGGCTGGCGAAGCGAGCACGGATACTCAGGCACTGGTCGAAGAGTACCTGAAGACCGATCCGGCACTGGCGCGGGACGTGGAAGCAGCACGTGGCGCAAGCCTGGGCCTGCCAGCCACGGCAACGCCTTCTGCGGAGAAGGAGGCGCTCGAGGACACACGGCAGGTGCTCAAGAACCGGACCGCGACGCTGGTCGTGGCGATGATCTTCACGGTGCTGCCGTTCGCCTTCGTGGTCCACGGAACGACGCTCACATTCCTGCTGGTCCGGGATGCGCCGGTCATCGGGATCGCCTGGTGGGCGACGGCGGCAGTCATGTGGTTCTGGCACGGGCGAATCCGGCGCCGGCTGCGCGTGTCTGGACTGTGA
- a CDS encoding undecaprenyl-diphosphate phosphatase, translating to MNDYLLSLLLGIIEGITEFLPISSTAHLRVSEALLHVNLADGYWKMYTIVIQLGAILCLPIYFRARIATFLSTFPRGDRGDRTVLTHPLSLAAVAFVVTAVPAFLLTRIIGKHLESLWIMGWSLVAGGVVMWVVDALNASAETAGPASESRVKTWRLEDMSLWQAVWVGACQILSAVFPGTSRSMSTIAGGQLVGMSRAAALEFSFFVSIPTMVAATGYDLLKSVMGKGENPIGVGQIDAHGWIVLAIGMAVSFVVAYASVAWLMSYVRRRGFVPFAIYRIIAGAAILIGL from the coding sequence GTGAACGACTACCTGTTGTCGCTGCTGCTGGGAATCATCGAGGGGATCACCGAGTTCCTGCCAATCAGCTCCACGGCGCATCTCCGGGTGTCCGAGGCGCTCCTGCACGTCAACCTGGCCGACGGCTACTGGAAGATGTACACGATCGTCATCCAGTTGGGCGCCATCCTGTGCCTGCCGATCTACTTCCGCGCGCGGATCGCGACGTTCCTCTCGACCTTTCCGCGGGGGGACCGTGGTGACCGCACGGTGCTGACGCACCCACTGAGCCTTGCCGCGGTGGCCTTCGTCGTGACGGCGGTGCCGGCATTTCTGCTGACCAGGATCATCGGGAAGCACCTCGAGAGCCTGTGGATCATGGGATGGTCCCTCGTCGCCGGCGGCGTGGTGATGTGGGTCGTCGATGCGCTCAACGCGTCCGCGGAGACGGCGGGGCCAGCGAGCGAAAGCCGCGTCAAGACCTGGAGGCTCGAAGACATGTCACTCTGGCAGGCCGTGTGGGTGGGAGCCTGCCAGATCCTCTCGGCCGTGTTTCCCGGCACGTCCCGCTCGATGTCGACCATTGCCGGCGGACAACTGGTCGGGATGTCGCGCGCGGCGGCGCTGGAATTCTCCTTCTTCGTGTCGATCCCAACGATGGTGGCGGCGACCGGGTACGACCTGCTGAAATCGGTGATGGGGAAGGGGGAGAATCCGATCGGCGTCGGCCAGATCGACGCTCACGGGTGGATCGTGCTCGCCATCGGGATGGCCGTATCGTTCGTCGTCGCCTACGCCTCGGTCGCATGGCTGATGTCCTACGTCCGCCGGCGCGGGTTCGTGCCGTTCGCGATCTATCGGATTATCGCAGGCGCTGCGATTCTGATCGGACTCTAG